The following are from one region of the Edwardsiella tarda ATCC 15947 = NBRC 105688 genome:
- the asnC gene encoding transcriptional regulator AsnC: MAEIYPIDNLDRGILNALMKNARTPYAELAKNFNVSPGTIHVRVEKMKQAGVISGACVQVSPKMLGYDVCCFIGIILKSAKDYPSALARLESLDEVVEAYYTTGHYSIFIKVMTKSIEALQHVLINKIQTIDEIQSTETLISLQNPIMRDIKP; the protein is encoded by the coding sequence ATGGCAGAAATTTATCCGATCGATAATCTCGATCGCGGCATCCTTAACGCATTGATGAAGAATGCCCGTACGCCCTACGCCGAATTGGCTAAAAACTTTAACGTCAGCCCAGGAACGATCCATGTACGCGTAGAAAAGATGAAGCAAGCCGGCGTGATCAGCGGTGCCTGCGTACAAGTCAGTCCGAAAATGTTGGGCTACGACGTCTGCTGTTTTATCGGCATCATCTTAAAAAGTGCTAAAGACTATCCCTCAGCCTTAGCCCGTCTGGAGAGCCTAGATGAGGTAGTTGAGGCTTACTACACCACCGGTCACTACAGTATTTTCATCAAGGTGATGACTAAGTCCATCGAGGCGCTGCAGCATGTACTTATCAACAAGATCCAGACTATCGATGAGATCCAGTCGACGGAGACCCTAATCTCGCTACAAAACCCGATCATGCGGGACATTAAGCCCTGA
- the asnA gene encoding aspartate--ammonia ligase, with translation MKKYYIEKQQQISFVKQHFSRQLEQRLGLIEVQAPILSRLGDGTQDNLSGHEKAVQVKVKNLPQDTFEVVHSLAKWKRKTLGTYDFAPGEGLYTHMKALRPDEDRLSAIHSVYVDQWDWERVMGDGERTPAYLQDTVRQIYAAMKTTEQEVCERYGLTPFLPAEIHFIHSEMLLRRYPDLDAKERERAITRELGAVFLMGIGGCLSNGQAHDVRAPDYDDWTSLGSEGLGGLNGDILVWNPVLEDAFELSSMGIRVDAQALKRQLALTDDEDRMALEWHQSLLRGEMPQTIGGGIGQSRLVMLLLQQQHIGQVQCGVWPPAIRQQVPAIL, from the coding sequence ATGAAAAAATACTATATTGAAAAACAACAACAGATCAGCTTTGTAAAGCAGCATTTCTCTCGTCAGTTGGAGCAGCGACTTGGCTTAATCGAGGTCCAAGCGCCTATCCTGAGCCGTTTGGGCGATGGTACTCAAGATAACCTGTCAGGTCATGAGAAAGCGGTCCAGGTAAAGGTTAAAAACCTACCGCAGGATACCTTTGAAGTGGTTCATTCATTGGCGAAGTGGAAGCGTAAGACGCTCGGAACCTATGATTTTGCCCCGGGGGAAGGGTTGTATACCCATATGAAGGCCCTACGCCCGGATGAAGATCGTCTATCAGCCATTCATTCGGTCTATGTGGATCAGTGGGACTGGGAGCGAGTGATGGGCGATGGAGAGCGTACTCCGGCGTATCTGCAGGACACCGTTCGTCAGATCTATGCGGCGATGAAGACGACGGAACAAGAGGTCTGTGAACGCTATGGCTTAACGCCCTTCTTACCGGCGGAGATCCACTTTATTCACAGTGAGATGCTACTGCGTCGTTACCCTGATCTGGATGCTAAAGAGCGTGAGCGCGCCATTACACGTGAATTGGGTGCCGTGTTCCTGATGGGGATCGGTGGGTGCCTGTCGAACGGCCAAGCACATGATGTGCGAGCGCCGGACTATGATGATTGGACATCGCTCGGTTCTGAGGGACTGGGGGGGCTGAACGGCGATATTCTGGTGTGGAACCCGGTATTGGAGGATGCCTTTGAACTGTCTTCAATGGGGATCCGTGTGGATGCGCAGGCGTTAAAGCGTCAACTGGCGCTCACCGATGATGAGGACCGCATGGCACTGGAGTGGCATCAGTCGTTGCTGCGTGGTGAGATGCCGCAGACTATCGGCGGTGGTATCGGCCAATCCCGTTTAGTGATGTTATTGCTGCAACAACAGCATATCGGTCAGGTGCAGTGTGGTGTGTGGCCGCCGGCGATTCGCCAGCAAGTGCCGGCGATCCTCTAA
- the viaA gene encoding ATPase RavA stimulator ViaA, with amino-acid sequence MPSLEAVEAFLVMNESELLQDFLVGLIAAPQLAAFFEKHPRLRQLIDREWPGWQRRLRKRISETNVPDDLAQEFTLYQHQLLLGNGEFFRNLPTTLTWLTNQDSPFNHEARQLCPQGNFPHSDSFHALFLQRWRLSLVARTLTLHHQVMEEERALLQQELQQRLQLSGALEPVLAENENAAGRLWDLSRSTPQHGDYQLLVQYGDFLAGQPDLQQLAERLGRSRAAEAKEEADTQQEIRHVLLREPSVMPEEVSGIHQSDEILRLMPSELSILGLSELEYEFYRRLLEKRLMTYRLQGDAWREQPVQRLIAYHHHQQQPKGPFIVCVDTSGSMGGFHEQCAKAFCLALMRIALADNRRCYIMLFSSDIVQHELTADDGIDQAIRFLSQRFRGGTDLARCLAQTSTLLQQPAWQQADAVVISDFIAQRLPEETQREIKQLQKQNGHCFHAVAMSPHGKPSIMKVFDYIWRFDSGIKGRLLRRWRR; translated from the coding sequence ATGAAAGCGAGTTGCTACAAGACTTTTTGGTCGGCCTCATCGCCGCCCCCCAGTTGGCAGCGTTTTTTGAGAAGCACCCGCGTCTGCGTCAGCTTATCGATCGGGAGTGGCCCGGTTGGCAACGACGGTTGCGTAAGCGGATCAGTGAAACCAATGTCCCCGATGACTTGGCGCAAGAGTTCACCCTATACCAACATCAGCTGCTGTTAGGCAACGGAGAGTTCTTCCGCAACTTACCCACGACACTCACCTGGCTTACCAACCAGGACTCCCCTTTTAATCACGAGGCGCGTCAACTGTGTCCACAAGGAAACTTTCCCCACAGCGACAGTTTCCATGCGCTGTTTCTACAACGCTGGCGCCTTAGCTTAGTCGCACGCACGCTGACACTCCATCATCAGGTGATGGAGGAAGAACGCGCACTCCTGCAACAAGAGTTACAACAACGTCTACAACTGAGCGGAGCCCTCGAACCGGTATTGGCAGAAAATGAAAACGCAGCAGGACGTCTATGGGACCTCAGTCGCTCGACGCCTCAACATGGCGACTATCAGCTACTGGTGCAGTATGGCGACTTCCTGGCTGGCCAACCTGATTTGCAACAATTAGCCGAACGTCTAGGACGTAGCCGCGCTGCCGAAGCGAAAGAGGAGGCCGACACTCAGCAAGAGATTCGTCATGTCTTATTACGTGAGCCCTCCGTGATGCCGGAGGAGGTCAGTGGTATTCACCAGAGCGACGAGATCCTACGCCTCATGCCGAGCGAACTCTCGATTCTGGGATTGAGTGAGTTGGAGTATGAATTCTACCGCCGCTTACTGGAAAAGCGGCTGATGACCTATCGCCTGCAGGGGGATGCCTGGCGTGAACAGCCGGTACAACGCCTGATCGCTTACCATCACCACCAACAGCAACCTAAGGGGCCTTTTATCGTCTGCGTCGACACCTCGGGCTCGATGGGTGGCTTCCATGAACAGTGCGCTAAAGCCTTTTGCCTGGCGTTGATGCGTATCGCTCTGGCCGATAATCGTCGCTGTTACATCATGTTATTTTCCAGCGACATCGTACAACACGAACTCACCGCCGATGATGGCATCGATCAGGCGATCCGCTTCCTCAGCCAACGCTTTAGGGGGGGGACCGATCTGGCTCGTTGCCTGGCACAGACCAGCACGTTATTACAACAACCGGCCTGGCAGCAGGCGGATGCGGTGGTCATTTCTGACTTTATCGCCCAACGTCTCCCTGAAGAGACGCAGCGAGAAATAAAACAGCTGCAAAAACAGAATGGCCACTGCTTTCACGCAGTGGCCATGTCGCCACATGGCAAGCCCAGCATAATGAAAGTCTTTGATTATATTTGGCGCTTTGATAGCGGTATTAAGGGGCGCCTGCTGCGTCGCTGGCGCCGTTAG
- the mioC gene encoding FMN-binding protein MioC, producing MAHITVISGSTLGNAEYVAEHLADKLLAQGHEVQVLHGPELDEVPQQGIWLVVTSTHGAGELPDNLQPLFEQIETQQPDLTGIHFGAVGIGSSEYDTFCGGIAIVDRILIAFGAQRIGEVIKIDIKQHDVPEDPAEEWLAEWEKLIH from the coding sequence ATGGCACACATCACCGTAATCAGCGGCAGTACTCTGGGTAATGCCGAATATGTCGCAGAACATCTAGCCGATAAGCTGCTTGCACAAGGGCATGAGGTGCAGGTACTGCACGGTCCCGAGCTTGATGAAGTGCCACAACAAGGGATTTGGCTGGTGGTGACCTCAACGCATGGCGCAGGTGAACTCCCCGACAACTTACAGCCCTTGTTTGAGCAGATTGAAACTCAACAGCCGGATCTCACCGGGATCCATTTCGGCGCAGTGGGGATCGGTAGTAGTGAATACGACACCTTCTGCGGAGGGATCGCTATTGTCGATCGCATTTTGATCGCATTCGGTGCCCAACGGATCGGTGAAGTGATCAAGATCGACATCAAGCAGCACGATGTTCCCGAGGATCCAGCAGAAGAATGGCTTGCCGAGTGGGAAAAACTTATTCATTAA